In Streptomyces sp. NBC_01381, a genomic segment contains:
- a CDS encoding LLM class flavin-dependent oxidoreductase, translated as MTLHLAVSIDQPGAYEAAPYAESALLAERGLLDFVTLGDSFGRPGADALAVLARVAPGTARIGLVPTVTTTHTEPFHVQAALATLDWVSHGRAGWAIDVSESEAEARLFGRRHAAPAGELWREAGEVADVARRLWDSWEDDAEIRDVATGRFIDRDKLHYVDFEGSAFSVRGPSIVPRPPQGHPVTVVDATAPHARDTAARYADVALVRVAGLPGAEAARAELRAAAAGFGRDPDALKVLADLTVDLGDGEAVVDLAELIASWHASGAVDGFHLRPAEPRRDLERLVNGTVALLQHRGLFRTFYPGSTLREHLDLARPANRYAALAGDRHE; from the coding sequence ATGACCCTTCACCTCGCCGTCTCCATCGATCAACCGGGGGCCTACGAAGCCGCCCCCTATGCCGAGTCGGCTCTGCTCGCCGAGCGTGGGCTGCTCGACTTTGTGACGCTCGGGGACTCCTTCGGGCGGCCGGGGGCCGATGCGCTTGCCGTGCTTGCGCGGGTCGCGCCCGGCACCGCGCGGATCGGGCTCGTCCCCACGGTGACGACCACGCACACCGAGCCGTTCCATGTGCAGGCGGCCTTGGCGACCCTGGACTGGGTCAGCCACGGGCGGGCCGGCTGGGCGATCGACGTGTCGGAGAGCGAGGCGGAGGCCCGGCTCTTCGGGCGGCGGCATGCCGCGCCGGCCGGCGAGCTGTGGCGGGAAGCCGGTGAAGTCGCCGATGTGGCCCGGCGGTTGTGGGACAGCTGGGAGGACGACGCCGAGATACGGGACGTGGCCACCGGCCGCTTCATCGACCGGGACAAGCTGCACTACGTCGACTTCGAGGGGAGCGCCTTCTCCGTCCGGGGTCCCTCCATCGTGCCCCGGCCGCCGCAGGGCCACCCGGTGACCGTCGTCGACGCCACCGCCCCGCACGCCCGCGACACCGCGGCGCGGTACGCGGATGTCGCCCTTGTCCGTGTCGCCGGACTCCCCGGAGCGGAGGCCGCGCGTGCCGAACTGCGGGCGGCCGCCGCCGGGTTCGGACGCGACCCGGACGCGCTCAAGGTCCTCGCCGACCTCACCGTGGACCTCGGCGACGGCGAGGCCGTCGTCGACCTCGCCGAACTCATCGCCTCCTGGCACGCGTCCGGCGCCGTCGACGGATTCCACCTGCGGCCCGCCGAGCCGCGCCGCGACCTGGAGCGGCTGGTCAACGGCACCGTGGCGCTGCTGCAGCACCGCGGGTTGTTCCGCACGTTCTATCCGGGCAGCACCCTCCGGGAACACCTGGACCTCGCCCGGCCCGCCAACCGTTACGCCGCGCTCGCGGGGGACCGTCATGAGTGA
- a CDS encoding NtaA/DmoA family FMN-dependent monooxygenase (This protein belongs to a clade of FMN-dependent monooxygenases, within a broader family of flavin-dependent oxidoreductases, the luciferase-like monooxygenase (LMM) family, some of whose members use coenzyme F420 rather than FMN.): MSERTHASKKRRLHLAAHFPGVNNTTVWADPRSRSQIDFASFEHLARTAERGLFDFFFLAEGLRLREHKGRIHDLDVVGRPESLTVLTALAAVTERLGLAGTVNATFNEPYELARRLSSLDHLSAGRAAWNVVTSSDAFTGENFRRGGYLDRADRYTRAAEFVRTARELWDSWTPQGEPRPFAHQGQHFDIEGEFTLPRSPQGHPVVIQAGDSPEGREFAASAADVVFTRHGTLEAGRDFYADVKGRLAKYGREPDDLKIMPGVTFVLGDTAADAQERAAEIRRQQVSPQNAILALEQVWGVDLSSYDPDGPLPDIDPDPESTLVQGRVKITNALEIAAKWRALSRAKGLSIRQTVIETTTRQSFVGTPEAVAAELEEFVATGAADGFILVPHLTPGGLDDFVDRVVPLLQERGVYRTEYRGTTLRSHLGLREPIWKG, translated from the coding sequence ATGAGTGAACGTACGCATGCGTCGAAGAAGCGGCGGTTGCACCTCGCCGCGCATTTCCCCGGCGTCAACAACACCACCGTCTGGGCCGATCCGCGGTCCCGCTCGCAGATCGACTTCGCGTCGTTCGAGCATCTGGCCCGCACCGCCGAGCGCGGTCTCTTCGACTTCTTCTTCCTCGCGGAAGGACTTCGGCTGCGCGAGCACAAGGGGCGCATCCACGACCTGGACGTCGTCGGGCGGCCCGAGTCGCTCACCGTCCTGACCGCGCTCGCCGCCGTCACCGAACGCCTGGGCCTGGCCGGCACGGTCAACGCGACCTTCAACGAGCCCTACGAACTGGCCCGCAGGCTCAGCTCGTTGGACCACCTCAGCGCGGGCCGCGCCGCCTGGAACGTCGTCACCTCCTCCGATGCCTTCACCGGCGAGAACTTCCGGCGCGGCGGCTATCTCGACCGGGCGGACCGGTACACCCGCGCCGCCGAGTTCGTCAGGACCGCGCGCGAGCTGTGGGACTCCTGGACGCCGCAGGGCGAGCCGCGGCCCTTCGCGCACCAGGGGCAACACTTCGACATCGAAGGGGAGTTCACCCTGCCGCGCTCGCCGCAGGGGCATCCCGTCGTCATCCAGGCGGGGGACTCGCCCGAAGGGCGGGAGTTCGCCGCGTCCGCTGCCGACGTCGTCTTCACCCGGCACGGCACGCTGGAGGCGGGCCGTGACTTCTACGCCGATGTGAAGGGCCGTCTCGCCAAGTACGGCCGAGAGCCGGATGACCTGAAGATCATGCCCGGCGTCACCTTTGTCCTGGGCGACACCGCCGCCGACGCCCAGGAGCGGGCCGCCGAGATCCGCCGCCAGCAGGTCTCCCCGCAGAACGCGATTCTCGCCCTGGAGCAGGTCTGGGGCGTGGATCTCTCCTCGTACGATCCGGACGGGCCGTTGCCCGACATCGACCCGGACCCGGAATCGACGCTCGTCCAGGGCCGGGTGAAGATCACCAACGCCCTTGAGATCGCTGCGAAGTGGCGTGCGCTCTCCCGGGCCAAGGGGCTCTCCATCCGGCAGACCGTCATCGAGACGACGACCCGGCAGTCGTTCGTCGGCACACCGGAGGCCGTCGCCGCCGAACTGGAGGAATTCGTGGCGACCGGCGCCGCCGACGGATTCATCCTCGTCCCGCACCTCACCCCCGGCGGGCTCGACGACTTCGTCGACCGGGTGGTGCCGCTGCTCCAGGAGCGGGGCGTGTACCGCACGGAATACCGGGGCACGACGCTGCGCTCACACCTCGGGCTGCGCGAGCCCATATGGAAGGGTTGA
- a CDS encoding DUF1684 domain-containing protein has product MSTETSAENNDSAEDNDAVQDWKHWHEQRTETVSAPYGPLSLTGTHWLADYPEGQLPDIPGRWTDAGDELVLTAGPGDGLTLDGQPFSGEARLAADPGPVGAARVAHGERRFVVLRREGLWAVRDFDPESATRRAFQGIEATAYDERWAVPGRFTPYDAESTVDGVRTVRVGNADGVERGLGLGGELAFSLAGNRHTLQVSVEGDGSLWAVFADTSSGVSSYRFRFLRPAAPDAEGRTTVDFNRALLPPCAFADHFICPFPPPGNTLAAEIAAGERNLLDR; this is encoded by the coding sequence ATGAGCACCGAAACGAGCGCCGAGAACAACGACAGCGCCGAGGACAACGACGCTGTACAGGACTGGAAGCACTGGCACGAGCAGCGGACGGAAACCGTCTCCGCGCCCTACGGCCCGCTCTCCCTCACCGGCACACACTGGCTCGCGGACTATCCGGAGGGTCAACTTCCGGACATCCCCGGGCGCTGGACCGACGCGGGCGACGAGCTCGTCCTGACCGCGGGTCCCGGCGACGGCCTCACCCTCGACGGGCAGCCCTTCAGCGGCGAGGCCCGCCTTGCCGCCGACCCCGGCCCTGTCGGCGCGGCCCGTGTCGCGCACGGCGAGCGGCGCTTCGTCGTGCTCCGGCGCGAAGGGCTCTGGGCGGTCCGGGACTTCGACCCGGAGTCCGCCACGCGCCGCGCCTTCCAGGGCATCGAGGCCACCGCGTACGACGAGCGCTGGGCGGTGCCGGGGCGCTTCACTCCGTACGACGCCGAAAGCACCGTCGACGGTGTACGCACCGTTCGCGTGGGCAACGCCGACGGGGTGGAGCGCGGGCTCGGTCTCGGCGGTGAGCTGGCCTTCAGCCTGGCCGGAAACCGGCACACGCTCCAGGTGTCGGTGGAGGGCGACGGCTCGTTGTGGGCGGTGTTCGCGGACACGAGCAGCGGGGTCTCCAGCTACCGTTTCCGCTTCCTGCGGCCCGCCGCGCCGGACGCGGAAGGGCGCACGACGGTCGACTTCAACCGGGCGCTTCTGCCGCCCTGCGCCTTCGCCGACCACTTCATCTGCCCCTTCCCGCCGCCCGGCAACACCCTCGCCGCCGAGATCGCCGCCGGAGAACGGAACCTTCTCGACCGGTGA
- a CDS encoding S1 family peptidase, translating into MRIKRTTPRSGIARRTRLLAIATGLVAAGALAVPAANANDVTTFSSAQLTKAGDAVLDADVAGTAWSVDKATNRLVVTADSTVSKAEIAEIKKAAGGNAGALKIERTPGKFNKLISGGDAIYASSWRCSLGFNVRSGTTYYFLTAGHCTDGAGTWWSNSGHTTTIGSTTGSSFPTNDYGIVKYSGSISHPGTVGSQDITSAGNPTVGQAVKRRGSTTGTHGGSVTGLNATVNYGGGDIVYGMIKTNVCAEPGDSGGPLYAGTKALGLTSGGSGNCSSGGTTFFQPVTEALSRYGVSVY; encoded by the coding sequence GTGAGGATCAAGCGCACCACCCCCCGCAGTGGCATAGCGAGACGCACTCGTCTGCTCGCGATCGCCACCGGACTCGTGGCCGCCGGCGCGCTCGCCGTACCCGCCGCGAACGCCAACGACGTCACCACCTTCAGCTCGGCGCAGCTCACCAAGGCGGGCGACGCGGTGCTCGACGCCGATGTCGCGGGCACCGCGTGGAGCGTCGACAAGGCGACCAACCGCCTTGTCGTCACCGCCGACAGCACCGTCTCCAAGGCCGAGATCGCCGAGATCAAGAAGGCGGCGGGCGGCAACGCGGGCGCCCTCAAGATCGAGCGCACCCCCGGCAAGTTCAACAAGCTGATCTCCGGCGGCGACGCCATCTACGCGTCCAGCTGGCGCTGTTCGCTCGGCTTCAACGTCCGCAGCGGCACCACCTACTACTTCCTGACCGCCGGGCACTGCACCGACGGTGCGGGCACCTGGTGGTCCAACTCCGGGCACACCACGACGATCGGGTCCACGACGGGCTCCAGCTTCCCGACCAACGACTACGGCATCGTCAAGTACTCCGGCTCGATCAGCCACCCCGGCACGGTCGGCAGCCAGGACATCACCAGCGCGGGCAACCCGACCGTGGGCCAGGCCGTCAAGCGGCGCGGCTCCACGACCGGCACCCACGGCGGCTCGGTCACCGGTCTCAACGCGACCGTCAACTACGGCGGCGGCGACATCGTCTACGGCATGATCAAGACCAATGTCTGCGCCGAGCCCGGCGACAGCGGCGGTCCGCTGTACGCGGGCACGAAGGCGCTCGGTCTCACATCGGGCGGCAGCGGGAACTGCTCCTCGGGCGGCACGACCTTCTTCCAGCCGGTCACCGAGGCGCTGAGCCGGTACGGCGTGAGCGTCTACTGA
- a CDS encoding slipin family protein produces the protein MVEELVTAGVAVGSVGVVYLMAAARVVKQYERGVVLRLGRLQRSVRGPGFTLIVPAVDRLRKVNMQIVTMPVPAQDGITRDNVTVRVDAVIYFKVVDAAEAVVQVEDYRFAVSQMAQTSLRSIIGKSDLDDLLSNREKLNQGLELMIDSPAIGWGVQIDRVEIKDVSLPETMKRSMARQAEADRERRARVINADAELQASKKLAEAAHEMSEEPAALQLRLLQTVVAVAAEKNSTLVLPFPVELLRFLERAQPAQPPTPQTQQAPSPGPAPALSESGAQDSEAGEPAARGESKTGLD, from the coding sequence ATGGTCGAGGAGCTGGTGACGGCGGGAGTGGCCGTCGGGTCTGTCGGAGTGGTCTATCTCATGGCGGCGGCGCGTGTCGTCAAGCAGTACGAGCGGGGTGTGGTGCTCCGGCTCGGGCGGCTGCAGCGTTCGGTGCGCGGGCCGGGGTTCACGTTGATCGTCCCCGCGGTGGACCGGCTCCGTAAGGTGAACATGCAGATCGTGACGATGCCGGTGCCCGCGCAGGACGGGATCACGCGGGACAACGTGACGGTGCGCGTTGACGCCGTCATCTACTTCAAGGTGGTCGACGCGGCCGAGGCGGTCGTGCAGGTCGAGGACTACCGGTTCGCGGTCTCGCAGATGGCCCAGACGTCCCTGCGCTCGATCATCGGCAAGAGCGACCTGGACGATCTGCTCTCCAATCGGGAGAAGCTCAACCAGGGTCTTGAGCTGATGATCGATTCGCCCGCCATCGGGTGGGGTGTGCAGATCGACCGGGTCGAGATCAAGGACGTATCCCTTCCCGAGACGATGAAGCGGTCGATGGCGCGGCAGGCGGAGGCGGACCGTGAGCGTCGGGCCCGCGTGATCAACGCGGATGCCGAGCTGCAGGCGTCCAAGAAGCTCGCCGAGGCCGCCCACGAGATGTCGGAGGAGCCCGCGGCCCTCCAACTGCGGCTGCTGCAGACCGTCGTCGCGGTCGCCGCCGAGAAGAACTCCACCCTCGTCCTGCCCTTCCCCGTCGAGCTTCTGCGCTTCCTCGAACGGGCCCAGCCGGCCCAACCGCCGACTCCGCAGACACAGCAGGCGCCGTCCCCCGGGCCCGCCCCCGCACTCTCGGAATCCGGTGCGCAGGATTCGGAAGCCGGAGAGCCGGCGGCGCGCGGAGAGTCGAAAACAGGACTGGACTAG
- a CDS encoding S1 family peptidase, which produces MKHRRIPKGRAAAAGAGVVALIAAGVTFQTANASESAPTPTPDTLTVAKAGTLATSIAKDLGVDAAGTYYDAKGKNLVVNVLDETAAETAEAAGAKARIVEHSLAELKSTRSTLSDKASIPGTSWAVDPATNKVVVTADRTVKGAEMDKLSAVVKKLGSKAELQHSKGEFKPFIASGDAIWGDGGRCSLGFNVVKDGAPHFLTAGHCTESIKSWSEKQGGPVIGENTDSSFPDNDYGLVKYTGDTPHPSEVNLYNGSTQAIAKAGDATVGQKVQRSGSTTQLHDGTVTGLDATVNYGNGDIVNGLIQTDVCAEPGDSGGALFAGDTALGLTSGGSGDCSSGGETFFQPVPEALSALGAEIG; this is translated from the coding sequence TTGAAGCACCGACGCATTCCCAAGGGACGCGCGGCCGCCGCAGGTGCGGGCGTTGTCGCGCTGATCGCCGCCGGAGTCACCTTCCAGACTGCGAACGCGAGTGAGAGTGCCCCGACCCCCACGCCGGACACCCTCACGGTCGCAAAGGCCGGAACGCTCGCCACGTCCATCGCCAAGGACCTCGGCGTGGACGCCGCGGGCACGTACTACGACGCCAAGGGCAAGAACCTCGTCGTGAACGTCCTCGACGAGACGGCGGCGGAGACGGCCGAGGCGGCCGGGGCCAAGGCGAGAATCGTCGAGCACTCCCTGGCCGAGCTGAAGAGCACCCGCTCGACGCTGAGCGACAAGGCGTCCATCCCCGGCACCTCGTGGGCGGTCGACCCGGCCACCAACAAGGTCGTCGTGACGGCGGACCGCACGGTCAAGGGCGCCGAGATGGACAAGCTCAGCGCCGTGGTGAAGAAGCTCGGATCGAAGGCCGAACTCCAGCACAGCAAGGGGGAGTTCAAGCCCTTCATCGCAAGTGGCGACGCCATCTGGGGCGACGGCGGGCGCTGCTCGCTCGGCTTCAACGTGGTCAAGGACGGCGCGCCGCACTTCCTGACCGCGGGCCACTGCACAGAGTCGATCAAGAGCTGGTCCGAGAAGCAGGGCGGCCCGGTCATCGGCGAGAACACCGACTCCAGCTTCCCCGACAACGACTACGGCCTGGTCAAGTACACGGGCGACACCCCCCACCCGAGCGAGGTGAACCTCTACAACGGCTCCACCCAGGCCATCGCCAAGGCGGGCGACGCGACCGTCGGTCAGAAGGTGCAGCGCAGTGGCTCGACCACGCAGCTGCACGACGGCACGGTCACCGGCCTGGACGCCACCGTGAACTACGGCAACGGCGACATCGTCAACGGACTCATCCAGACCGACGTCTGTGCCGAGCCCGGTGACAGCGGCGGCGCGCTCTTCGCGGGCGACACCGCGCTGGGCCTGACCTCGGGCGGCAGCGGTGACTGCTCCTCCGGAGGTGAGACCTTCTTCCAGCCGGTGCCGGAGGCGCTGAGCGCCCTCGGTGCGGAAATCGGCTGA
- a CDS encoding DUF3533 domain-containing protein produces MSFTDELKSAVTPRAALLVIGVLALQLLFIASYVGALHDPKPRDVPFGVVAPGPAAEQASARLGKLPDEPLDPRVVEDQATARKQIMNRDIDGALIINPRATTDTLLVASGGGTVLATTLEKIVTQLEAAENRTVRTVDVAPASPEDFDGLSSFYLVVGWCVGGYLCASILAISAGSRAANLSRALIRTGVMALYSIAGGLGGAIIIGPILGALPGSVLALWGLGALVVFGVGMITLALQALTGIVGIGLAVLIVVIAGNPSAGGAFPLPMLPPFWEAIGPWLPPGAGTWVARSIAYFDGNAITEPLLVLAAWAAVGVIVTLAMSARHRADTSSLDLAGKPFA; encoded by the coding sequence ATGAGTTTCACCGATGAGTTGAAGAGCGCCGTCACCCCGCGAGCAGCCCTGCTGGTCATCGGCGTACTCGCCCTGCAGCTGCTGTTCATCGCCTCCTACGTGGGGGCGCTGCACGATCCGAAGCCGAGGGACGTGCCCTTCGGCGTGGTCGCTCCGGGGCCCGCCGCCGAGCAGGCGTCGGCCCGGCTCGGGAAACTCCCCGATGAGCCGCTCGACCCCCGCGTGGTCGAGGACCAGGCCACGGCCCGGAAGCAGATCATGAACCGTGACATCGACGGCGCCCTGATCATCAACCCCCGGGCCACCACCGACACGCTCCTCGTCGCCTCCGGCGGCGGCACCGTCCTCGCCACCACGCTGGAGAAGATCGTCACCCAGCTCGAAGCGGCGGAGAACCGGACGGTCAGGACCGTGGACGTGGCGCCCGCCTCCCCCGAGGACTTCGACGGGCTCTCGTCCTTCTATCTGGTCGTCGGCTGGTGCGTCGGCGGCTATCTCTGCGCCTCGATCCTGGCGATCAGCGCGGGGTCCCGGGCCGCCAACCTCTCGCGCGCGCTGATCAGGACCGGCGTCATGGCGCTCTACTCGATCGCGGGCGGACTGGGCGGCGCGATCATCATCGGGCCGATCCTGGGCGCCCTGCCCGGCAGCGTCCTGGCCCTGTGGGGCCTTGGCGCCCTGGTTGTCTTCGGGGTCGGCATGATCACGCTCGCCCTGCAGGCGCTCACCGGCATCGTGGGCATCGGCCTGGCCGTCCTGATCGTCGTCATCGCGGGCAACCCGAGCGCGGGCGGCGCCTTCCCGCTGCCGATGCTGCCGCCCTTCTGGGAGGCGATCGGCCCCTGGCTGCCACCGGGCGCCGGCACCTGGGTGGCGCGCTCCATCGCGTACTTCGATGGCAACGCGATCACCGAACCACTGCTGGTGCTCGCCGCCTGGGCGGCCGTGGGAGTCATCGTCACCCTGGCGATGTCAGCCCGACACAGGGCGGACACCAGCTCGCTCGACCTCGCAGGCAAGCCCTTCGCGTAA
- a CDS encoding DNA polymerase III subunit alpha — protein sequence MPGFTHLHTVSGFSLRYGASHPERLAERAAERGMDALALTDRDTLAGAVRFAKACAKAGVRPLFGTELAVAEPAPVRGERRRTPVRGGAFIDESTPRVTFLARDGATGWATLCRLVTAAHRTGEGQPVLPWEENHGDGLTVLLGPASDVGRALAAGRPDRAARLLAPWRERYGDALRLESVWHGREGTGPGSLRLAARTVGFAAEQGIRPVLSNAVRYADAGLGPVADVLDAARRLVPVDPTKELDGGERWLKGAGDMLHIAERVVEAAGFRRDTAHRLVEQTQTAAAECLVDPDDDIGIGSVRFPEPHLVGAGRRTAQRVLASRAAAGMVLRGYDARRVYWERMHHELDIIAYHGFASYFLTVAQVVDDVRDLGIRVAARGSGAGSLVNHLIGIAHADPVEHGLLMERFLSTRRFVLPDIDIDVESARRLEVYRAIIGRFGTERVATVAMPETYRVRHAVRDVGAALSMDPAEIDRIAKSFPHIRARDARSAMAELPELREVARELQRGGARHGRMWELVEALDALPRGIAMHPCGVLLSDASLLARTPVMPTSGEGFPMSQFDKEDVEDLGLLKLDVLGVRMQSAMAHAVGEIERATGSRVDVDAVPPGDPATYQLIKSAETLGCFQIESPGQRDLVGRLQPATFHDLVVDISLFRPGPVAADMVRPFIEARHGRAPVRYPHPDLKGPLKETYGVVVFHEQIIEIVDIMTGCGRDEADRVRRGLSDPESQGRIRFWFAQQAAAKGYDAETIGRTWEIIEAFGSYGFCKAHAVAFAVPTYQSAWLKAHHPAAFYAGLLTHDPGMYPKRLLLADARRRGVPILPLDVNRSAVAHRIELVSDNPGGSRWGLRLALCDVHGISEAEAARIADAQPYASLVDFWERARPSKPVAQRLAQVGALDAFGANRRDLQLHLAELRRGARGSSGAFGAQLPLSGGRKTAPAGLPDLDDAERLSAELGVLGMDSSRHLMGDHAEFLKELGVLTARRLREAEHGATVLVAGAKAATQTPPIRSGKRVIFTTLDDGTGLVDLAFFDDAHERCAHTVFHSWLLLVRGVVQRRGPRSLSVVGAAAWNLAELVELRQEGGLDAVAERLTEQPPEPEPAAAPADGGRRIRMSTGYEMHPWADLQPPGERAATGRKLWHQSPGSAG from the coding sequence GTGCCAGGGTTCACGCATCTGCACACCGTCTCCGGGTTCTCCCTGCGGTACGGGGCCTCGCACCCGGAGCGGCTGGCCGAGCGCGCCGCCGAGCGGGGCATGGATGCCCTCGCGCTCACCGACCGGGACACCCTTGCGGGGGCGGTCCGGTTCGCCAAGGCCTGCGCGAAGGCGGGGGTGCGGCCGCTGTTCGGCACCGAGCTCGCGGTGGCCGAGCCCGCCCCGGTGCGGGGCGAGCGGCGGCGGACCCCGGTGCGCGGCGGTGCCTTCATCGACGAGTCGACCCCGCGGGTGACCTTCCTCGCCCGGGACGGCGCCACCGGCTGGGCCACGCTCTGCCGCCTGGTCACCGCCGCGCACCGGACCGGTGAGGGGCAGCCTGTCCTTCCGTGGGAGGAGAACCACGGCGACGGTCTGACCGTGCTGCTCGGCCCCGCGTCCGACGTGGGGCGCGCGCTCGCCGCGGGGCGCCCGGACCGGGCCGCCCGCCTGCTCGCCCCCTGGCGTGAGCGGTACGGTGACGCGCTGCGCCTGGAGTCCGTCTGGCACGGCCGCGAGGGCACCGGCCCCGGCTCGCTGCGGCTGGCCGCCCGCACCGTCGGCTTCGCCGCCGAGCAGGGCATCCGCCCCGTCCTGAGCAACGCCGTGCGCTACGCCGACGCGGGGCTCGGCCCGGTCGCCGATGTGCTCGACGCGGCCCGCCGTCTCGTCCCCGTCGACCCGACCAAGGAACTCGACGGCGGTGAGCGGTGGTTGAAGGGTGCGGGCGACATGCTGCACATCGCCGAGCGCGTCGTCGAGGCCGCCGGCTTCCGCCGCGACACCGCCCACCGTCTCGTCGAGCAGACCCAGACGGCCGCCGCCGAGTGTCTCGTCGACCCCGATGACGACATCGGCATCGGCTCCGTACGCTTCCCCGAACCGCACCTCGTCGGCGCGGGGCGCCGCACCGCGCAGCGCGTCCTGGCGTCGCGGGCGGCGGCGGGCATGGTGCTGCGCGGCTATGACGCGCGGCGCGTGTACTGGGAGCGGATGCACCACGAGCTGGACATCATCGCCTACCACGGCTTCGCCTCCTACTTCCTCACCGTGGCCCAAGTGGTCGACGACGTACGCGACTTGGGGATCCGGGTCGCGGCGCGCGGCTCCGGCGCCGGATCCCTGGTCAACCACCTCATCGGCATCGCGCACGCCGACCCCGTCGAGCACGGGCTGCTCATGGAGCGGTTCCTGTCCACGCGGCGGTTCGTCCTGCCGGACATCGACATCGACGTGGAGTCGGCCCGCCGCCTGGAGGTCTACCGCGCGATCATCGGCCGCTTCGGCACCGAGCGGGTCGCGACCGTCGCCATGCCCGAGACCTACCGGGTGCGGCACGCCGTACGCGATGTGGGCGCCGCCCTGTCCATGGACCCGGCCGAGATCGACAGGATCGCCAAGTCCTTCCCGCACATCCGCGCCCGCGACGCCCGCTCGGCGATGGCGGAGCTGCCCGAACTGCGGGAGGTGGCGAGGGAGCTTCAGCGGGGAGGGGCGCGGCACGGCAGGATGTGGGAGCTTGTCGAGGCGCTCGACGCGCTGCCCCGCGGCATCGCCATGCACCCGTGCGGGGTGCTGCTCTCCGACGCCTCGCTGCTCGCGCGTACGCCGGTCATGCCGACCAGCGGCGAGGGCTTCCCCATGTCCCAGTTCGACAAGGAGGACGTGGAGGACCTCGGGTTGCTCAAGCTGGACGTGCTCGGCGTGCGGATGCAGTCGGCGATGGCGCACGCCGTGGGGGAGATCGAGCGGGCCACGGGCTCCCGTGTCGACGTGGACGCGGTGCCGCCGGGGGACCCGGCGACGTATCAACTCATCAAGTCCGCCGAGACGTTGGGCTGCTTCCAGATCGAGTCGCCGGGCCAGCGTGACCTGGTCGGGCGCCTTCAGCCCGCGACCTTCCACGACCTGGTCGTCGACATCTCGCTGTTCCGTCCGGGACCCGTCGCCGCCGACATGGTGCGGCCCTTCATCGAGGCCCGGCACGGCCGCGCGCCCGTCCGCTATCCGCACCCGGATCTCAAGGGGCCGCTGAAGGAGACGTACGGAGTCGTCGTCTTCCACGAGCAGATCATCGAGATCGTCGACATCATGACCGGCTGCGGGCGCGACGAGGCGGACCGGGTGCGGCGCGGGCTCTCCGACCCCGAGTCGCAGGGGCGGATCCGGTTCTGGTTCGCGCAGCAGGCCGCGGCGAAGGGGTACGACGCCGAGACGATCGGCCGGACGTGGGAGATCATCGAGGCCTTCGGGTCGTACGGCTTCTGCAAGGCGCACGCGGTGGCCTTCGCCGTGCCGACGTATCAGTCGGCATGGCTGAAGGCCCATCACCCGGCCGCGTTCTACGCGGGGTTGCTCACGCACGACCCCGGGATGTACCCGAAGCGGCTGCTGCTCGCGGATGCGCGGCGGCGCGGGGTGCCGATCCTTCCGCTGGACGTGAACCGGTCCGCGGTCGCTCACCGTATCGAACTGGTGTCTGATAACCCGGGGGGCTCCCGGTGGGGGCTGCGGCTCGCGCTCTGTGACGTGCACGGCATCAGCGAGGCCGAGGCCGCCCGGATCGCCGACGCGCAGCCCTACGCCTCGCTCGTGGACTTCTGGGAGCGGGCCAGGCCGTCGAAACCGGTCGCGCAGCGGCTCGCCCAGGTCGGCGCGCTCGACGCGTTCGGCGCCAACCGCCGCGATCTGCAGCTGCACCTGGCCGAGCTGCGGCGCGGCGCGCGCGGCTCGTCAGGAGCCTTCGGGGCCCAACTCCCCTTGTCCGGCGGGCGGAAGACGGCGCCCGCCGGGCTTCCCGACCTGGACGACGCGGAACGCCTCAGCGCCGAACTCGGCGTCCTCGGCATGGACTCCTCGCGCCATCTCATGGGTGATCACGCGGAGTTCCTCAAGGAGCTCGGCGTGCTGACGGCCCGTCGGCTCCGGGAGGCAGAACACGGCGCGACCGTGCTGGTCGCGGGCGCCAAGGCGGCCACCCAGACCCCGCCGATCCGCTCCGGCAAGCGCGTCATCTTCACGACCCTGGACGACGGCACCGGCCTGGTCGACCTGGCCTTCTTCGACGATGCCCACGAACGGTGCGCGCACACCGTCTTCCACTCCTGGCTGCTGCTCGTCCGCGGTGTCGTGCAGCGCCGCGGGCCGCGCAGCCTCAGCGTGGTCGGCGCGGCCGCCTGGAACCTGGCCGAACTGGTGGAGCTGCGCCAGGAAGGAGGCCTCGACGCGGTGGCCGAGCGGCTGACCGAGCAGCCGCCGGAGCCGGAGCCCGCAGCGGCCCCGGCGGACGGCGGCCGGCGCATCCGGATGTCCACGGGGTACGAGATGCACCCCTGGGCCGACCTGCAGCCGCCCGGTGAACGGGCGGCCACGGGGCGGAAGTTGTGGCACCAGAGCCCGGGGAGCGCGGGATGA